TCCCCGTGCTCTTCGACACCTCCCTCGTCGAGAAGCGTGACCTCTTTACGGGCACCTTCATGCCCTCCACCAACCTCACCGGCGGCTTCCGCGTCCTCTCCTACCTCGACCCCTCCGAGCCGAACCACGCCCCCCTCAAAAAGctcctctttttcctcctctcctcccgcCGCCACGCTATCATCCCCGAGTTCCGCCGGACTTTTGGCTCCCTCTTCGATACCCTCGAAGCAGAGCTCGCCAAGAAGGGGAAGGCCGACTTCGGGGAGGCCAACGACCGGGCGGCTTTCGATTTCCTTGCAAGATCACTCCTTGGCAAGGATCCTGTCGAGACCAAGCTCGGCCTCGAGGGCCCCAAATTGATCACGAAATGGGTCCTCTTCCAGCTCGGTCCCCTGTTGACTTTAGGCCTCCCCAACTATCTAGAGGATTTCTTCCTCCACTCCTTCCGCCTCCCGCCGGCGCTGGTCCGAGGCGACTACAACCGGCTCGCCGATTTCTTCTGGGAATCTGCCGGCCCTGCGCTGGACGAGGCGGACCGGCTCGGGATCTCGAGAGAAGAGGCGGTCCACAACATCCTCTTCGCTACCTGCTTCAACGCCTTCGGCGGGATGAAGATCCTCTTCCCGAGCTTGATCAAGTGGGTGGGGCGCGCCGGAGCGCGGCTGCACGGCCGGCTGGCAAATGAGATCCGCTCGGCTGTGAGGGCCAACGGCGGCGAGGTGAGCATGAGGGCGATGGAGTCGATGCCGCTGATGAAGTCGGTGGTGTACGAGACGCTCCGGATCGAGCCCCCCGTGCCGCTTCAGCACGGGCGGGCGAAGCGGAACCTGGTGGTGGAGAGTCACGACGCCCGGTTCGAGGTGCGAGCCGGGGAGATGCTCTTCGGGTACCAGCCCTTCGCGACCAAGGACCCGAGGGTGTTCGACCGGGCGGAGGAGTTCGTGGCGGAGCGGTTCGTCGGGGATGCGGGGGAGGCGATGCTCCGCCACGTGCTGTGGTCGAACGGGCCTGAGACGGAGGCGCCGACGACGGAGAACAAGCAGTGCGCGGGCAAGGACTTCGTGGTGCTAGTGGCGCGGATGCTGGTGGTGGAGCTCTTCCTCCGCTACGACTCCTTCGAGATCGAGGTGGGCTCGTCGGCGCTGGGCTCGTCGGTGAAAATGACGTCGTTGAAAAGAGCCACCTTTTGAGGCGGCACGGGGGGCCGTTTCCGGGAAGATGAGGTTGACGGGTCAAAGATATTGGCGGGTCCACCATGCACGTGAAAAGGATATAAAAATGCAATAGGATCGAGATTCACTGTTAATTGCGTGTTTGACTGCAGAAGCAAGATGCGTTCTTATAGAATTTTTAACTTGATTTACGAAATAATTTAATCATGGGTCATTATCTCTATAATTAAAAACTTGCAATGATATTGGATGGGCCCTTTGCAAGCTCTACATTTGATTCTTTTGTGTTGGCAGATGGTTAAATATGTGAATAGTGGTCCTATGGATTCTGGTGAATGGTGCCTTATCATAAGTGATGATATAGAACACCATGTCCCACAAGGTACTTAATATTAGTTTGTAGCATGATGATAGGTATTATGCACCTGTTTATGCACATAAAACTGGTAACTGCTGAGTATTATGACTGCTAGTGATTGACAAGTTACATTCTAGAAAATTTCTAGCATTGCAAATTATCGAAGCATGTGAATTCTCTATAAATTAGCATGCTAAATCTGATAATTGGTAGGCCAAAAACTAAAAAGTTCTGACAAATCAAATCTGAGAAATGTTGTGATTACAAAAGCTTTAGCCAATAATCTTCGTAAGTTTCGTCATATACACAAATCGATCGGATATCATGTTTGTGTTGGTCCCATGTGTCATGAAACATTTGCCTTGAAATGAGAAAGTAGTCGGATGCAAATGTTTTCCCCTCGTAGCAGCATGTGCACTGTTTGAAGCAAAGCTAACTTATAGAGGAATAGTTCATCATGCAAGCCCTCCATGACAAATTACTTCTGAACTAGTTTGCAACATTCATCATTATATATCCCGGATGCATGTGCTAGATTAATTGGAAAAGCAGATTCCATCAAATATAGAAGAACAATTTATCATGCGACCCCACCACTACAAATGAATTCCAAAGTTGTCTGCGAGATTCATCATTCTACCACTTGGATGGTTTAGACTtatgatttaatattatttctgaaaaaaaaaacctaattttgccGTAGATCTTGCTTGTGTTTTGCCAACTTCATTACAACATACTGCATCTAATTATATAaaccaaagttttttttttttttgtaataataGATATGTACACATGTTGAACGCTTCAAAGACTTGAAGATTGGCAATAATAGGCATAGAAAAACTAGAGAGGAGCTTATCACCAGCAAAGTAGCCCACCAGATATAGCTGGTCAGTTGTTTTCTTGAAAGATGTGGCTAGCACAGAAAGAAAAGACAAGAAAGCTGAAAAAATTATATTCCACACCATGTGCACTACATAACAGTGGAGCCTACAGCTGCTCTTTATGTGGCGATGCATCGAGACCAGCGCTTGATGATTGCAGCCTATAGAAAGTAGTTATGATTGGTGGGGTGCACCACTATATGGTATGCGTGGTGTATGATATGATTTATAGAAAGCTGAGGGATGGAAGATGTCGTGCAGGAGAGGGTTTGGCTGGTCCACCATTGCCATGGACTTGGCGATCCAAAGGAATCGAGCCAAATTATTTGGTCCTGCAAATGGTGATAAGCTCTATAATGCTCCTTGTTCAGCCATAGGAGTGAGGTGTGATGGAGATGGGCCACCTAACCAACCACAACAAGTGAGGAAGGTGAGGGGCTCACCAAGGAGCGAGACTTGCACCCCTGTGCGATGCATCATCGGTAAAGATGAATTCTGACCTTGCCTGAAGAAATTCTGACATGAGATAAGTGCCAATTCAGCAATCCAGGAACCATAAGCTGACTTGTTCGGAAAAATCCTCTGATTTTAAGCATCCAATGGCAACCACAGAGCAAAGCTCACAACGCTTCTAACCTTACAAACAAAGAACTTAGGATGCAGCAAAACATTATGGATTATTGATAGctataaatttatataaaaatttgattaacaaataattttaaattaattggtTTGAACAACAGCAGGTGCTATCTGCATGTTTTATGTTAGTTATATGCATTTATGAATTAAAAATGtagttctttatatatatatatatatatatatatatatatatatatatatatatatatatatatatatatctttctttaaaTTGCCTGGTTGATCCTAACAGTTTCAAAAGTCATCTACAAACTTGTTAGGAAAGACCTCTTTACTAGATGAAAACTTTCCTATCTTTGTGTGAGTAGAATGAGAATACCACAATAATTAATCAATGTAAGAACCACCAAAAACAAACTACAAGAAAGAGACAAGAATTTTTAGGTGGAAAACCCTCCAATATGAGGGGAAAAACCACCGGACCTAAGTCCACCACAAACCTCCACTATCAACAATAATGGGCTTACAAAGTATCTTCTCTAGGCTAAGCTAGAGGATCACATACATCAAGGATCTCTTCCTTGGATCACAAACAAAGAGTTTATATGAAAAGAGTTTaggctccaataataaaatgagaacaaTCTCACCGAGTGTAGGTttgcacaaggttcttcttcctcttgaaatGCCTTGAATAAGATCTTCACCTCCTCCTTGAGATGGATTCCACAAGCACTTCTCCCAAGACGGCTAccctcttttgttttcttctcatcCACCCTCTAATAGAATAATTAACCCTAACCcctcttttccctctttttgtttcctttttttttttcttttttttttatttaaattgctgGGTCCCACCTCACATAAGGTGGGACTCGGCCAACAATTCTCCCCCTCCCATCTTATGTGAGAGGCTCCACCAAGCTTGCCTTAAGCATACAAATATCATGCTTCTTCTTAAGCAAAATTTTAGTCATCATATCCGACCCATTCTCATCGGTATGGATTTTCTCTAGATGCAAAAGTTTTTCTTCCAACACATCCCGAATCCAATGATACCTCACATCAATGTGCTTCGACCTTGAATGAAAGCTGGGATTCTTGCTAAGATGAATGGCACTCTGATTATCACAAAAGAGAGTATACTTTTCTTGTTTCAAGCCCAATTCTTGGAGGAATCTTTTCATCCACAACATTTCCTTACATGCCTCTGTCACCGCAATATATTCGGCCTCTGTAGTGGACAAAGCAACACATTTCTGCAATTTGGACTGCCATGAAACAGCTCCCCCTGCAAAAGTCATCATGTATCCCGATGTAGACTTTCGAGTATCAATATCACCAGCCATATCTGCATCTGTGAATCCTTCTAGCATAGTTTTTCCATTTCCAAAGCATAAGCAAGCTTTGGAAGTACCTCTAAGGTATCtaagtatccatttgactgcaGCCCAATGTTCTTTGCCAGGATTCGAGAGAAATCTGCTCACAACACCAACtgcatatgctatgtctggtcttgtacacaccatggcatacatcaaacttcctactgctgaagcatagggtACATTTTgcatctcctctttctccctttcatttgTAGGACATTGCTTGtttgtgagtttgaaatgatttGCAAGTGGAGAGGAAATCGATTTAGCCTTTTCCATATTAAACCGCTCGAGCATCCTTTCAATATACTTTTCTTGTGATAGCCAAAGCTTCTTGATCTTTCTATCACGAGAAATTCTCATGCCAAGCATTTGCTTTACGGGCCCCATATCTTTCATGGCAAACGACTTGCTTAAGTCTTTCTTCAACCTATCAATTTTGTTAGTATCACGGCCAATAATCaacatatcatctacataaagcaATAGAATGATAAAATTACCATCACTAAACCTTTGTACATAGACACAATGATCGGATTTTGTCCTCTTGTAGTCGTGGCCCATCATGAAAGAATCGAACTTTTTATACCATTGTC
The sequence above is drawn from the Phoenix dactylifera cultivar Barhee BC4 unplaced genomic scaffold, palm_55x_up_171113_PBpolish2nd_filt_p 000007F, whole genome shotgun sequence genome and encodes:
- the LOC103715824 gene encoding allene oxide synthase 1, chloroplastic-like, with the protein product MASASLTFSSPTIPRRSQTRITTRRPIPNRIAASVSGKPVTATPSSSSSSKLPLRKIPGDYGLPFIGPLRDRLNYFYFEGRDEFFKSRIQQHQSTVFRVNMPPGPFVAPDPRVVALLDAASFPVLFDTSLVEKRDLFTGTFMPSTNLTGGFRVLSYLDPSEPNHAPLKKLLFFLLSSRRHAIIPEFRRTFGSLFDTLEAELAKKGKADFGEANDRAAFDFLARSLLGKDPVETKLGLEGPKLITKWVLFQLGPLLTLGLPNYLEDFFLHSFRLPPALVRGDYNRLADFFWESAGPALDEADRLGISREEAVHNILFATCFNAFGGMKILFPSLIKWVGRAGARLHGRLANEIRSAVRANGGEVSMRAMESMPLMKSVVYETLRIEPPVPLQHGRAKRNLVVESHDARFEVRAGEMLFGYQPFATKDPRVFDRAEEFVAERFVGDAGEAMLRHVLWSNGPETEAPTTENKQCAGKDFVVLVARMLVVELFLRYDSFEIEVGSSALGSSVKMTSLKRATF